The Lutibacter profundi region TGGATTAAGTCTTCCTGACTGTTATCAACCATGGATAAATGATGGTGGAGGTTCAAATCCCGCAACTTTTGGGCAATATATAAGAAATAATCTAAATAATAATTCTATAGTAAAAAACATTACTGGTGGTACTTCCCCTATAAATATTAAAAATTGTTTATAATGAAAAATTTAATTAGCTATAGTTCTAGTGTAATAATCATTTTTATAATATTAACATCTTGTAAATCTCTTAATAGAAAGGCTACTATAAATGGGTTTGTAAATAACTATTTTGTAGTTAAAAATGAAGAAATAAAAATTGAGGATTTGCAAAAATACATAAATTATGATAAATTAACTTTCAACAGTCTTACCATATATGAGAGAAAAAAATTAAACGAGTACTTTAATTTTATGATAGATATTGGATATAAAAATCTGAAAATGAATGATTTCCAATTTAAAATTTATTCATCTTATGAAATCAATCCAAATTTAATTTTACACTATAATATATTATATCATGATAAAAAGAGTATATATTATATGGTTTCAAGAGATAAATTATTTTGTTTTTTTATACTTGACAAGAATAATAAAATTATCTCTTTTTTTTCAAGAGATTTTATGTCACAAGGGAAAGATATAGAACCATTTATTTTAACTTCTAAAAACAATTTAGAATCTCTTTTAAAAAATTAGAAAATACAAACCACAACACCTCATAAAATTTATGCTTAAATTTGAACTAGTACAAAACGACAAACATTTTAACAAACCGATTTGCTACAACCGAAAAATCTAACGATTTTTATGTCGCACAAATCTTATAAAAACTCGTTGGCTGTAATACGATAAAAACAAAAAAATGACTATAAAAGAGGCTATTTTACAAAGTTTAAGCGATATAAAAGGATTGACAAATTCAAATGAAGTTTGCAAACACATAATTGAGAATAACTACTATGATTTTGGAGATGCTAAAACTCCGCCAGCAACCGTATCTGCATTATTAGGTGATTTTATAAGAAACGGTGACTCAAGAGTAAAAAGAGTAAAAGGAAAAAGTGGAACATATTCTTATTATTTAGCGAAAAACGAACCTGAAATCGGAGTTGAAATTCTTATACAGACTGAACCTGAAACAAAAAGAAAAAACAATCATAAAACCTACTTAGAAAGAGATTTACATCAATTACTTAGCTCCTATTTGAAAAATGATGATGTTTATTCAAAAACTATATTTCACGAACAATCGAAAAATAGCAAAGACAATTATCAAAAATGGGTTCACCCTGATATGGTTGGAATTAACTTTTTGAATTTACAGACAAAAGCAAGTCAAACATTTTTAAAGGCAGTGAATAGAGCTGACAC contains the following coding sequences:
- a CDS encoding COG2958 family protein; translated protein: MTIKEAILQSLSDIKGLTNSNEVCKHIIENNYYDFGDAKTPPATVSALLGDFIRNGDSRVKRVKGKSGTYSYYLAKNEPEIGVEILIQTEPETKRKNNHKTYLERDLHQLLSSYLKNDDVYSKTIFHEQSKNSKDNYQKWVHPDMVGINFLNLQTKASQTFLKAVNRADTFKITSYEVKKEINTDYELKKCFFQAVSNSSWANYGYLVAFEISDSLEEEMERLNQSFGIGIIELKPNPYESKILYPSKLKELDFKTIDKLCKINPDFEKFIEQTEKLLTVSEKYFKSTEKELNGFCDDYFKNDSEIEKYCTDKNIPNE